Proteins from a genomic interval of Medicago truncatula cultivar Jemalong A17 chromosome 3, MtrunA17r5.0-ANR, whole genome shotgun sequence:
- the LOC11428857 gene encoding auxin-responsive protein SAUR72, with amino-acid sequence MDPPKKPNKIREIVRLQQILKKWRRVANTSKTYRSSSINNNSTTSKSIKFLKRTLSMSEREGGGSNNAVPKGYLAVCVGVDLNRFVIPTEYLAHQAFHILLREAEEEFGFEQTGVLRIPCEVSVFESILKMVEGKDRFSTQKCRFGIEKMMGYCSSNQLGYYHQPHSPMCR; translated from the coding sequence ATGGATCCACCAAAGAAACCTAACAAAATCAGAGAAATCGTTAGACTTCAACAGATCCTTAAGAAATGGAGAAGAGTAGCCAATACTTCAAAAACATACAGAAGCAgcagcatcaacaacaacagtaCTACTAGTAAAAGCATAAAGTTTTTGAAAAGAACACTTTCAATGTCCGAACGGGAAGGAGGAGGATCAAACAACGCAGTTCCTAAAGGCTACCTAGCCGTTTGTGTTGGTGTAGACCTTAACAGGTTTGTTATACCAACCGAGTATTTGGCTCATCAAGCCTTTCATATATTACTCAGAGAAGCTGAAGAAGAATTTGGGTTTGAACAAACTGGTGTTCTGAGAATTCCTTGTGAAGTTTCAGTGTTTGAGAGTATCTTGAAGATGGTTGAAGGAAAGGATAGATTTTCTACTCAGAAATGTAGATTTGGCATTGAAAAGATGATGGGATACTGTTCCTCAAACCAACTTGGTTATTATCATCAACCTCATAGTCCAATGTGCAGATAG
- the LOC11436641 gene encoding uncharacterized protein — MAVALTPFLLTLPSISSSSHSRSFFVAPYSSKQHIRSITIKCVKVDTEETNIMCDPCNGKGWLVCDFCEGQKTNVKAPNNRIYRRCPSCKAVGYVLCSNCKVFKCVTFPHFNDSPIN, encoded by the exons ATGGCGGTTGCATTAACACCGTTTCTTCTGACCCTCCCTTCAATTTCCAGTTCCAGCCATAGTCGTAGCTTTTTTGTTGCTCCTTATAGTAGTAAGCAACACATTCGCAGCATCACGATAAAGTGTGTGAAGGTGGATACAGAAGAAACAAATATCATGTGTGATCCTTGCAATGGGAAAGGATGGTTGGTCTGTGACTTTTGTGAAGGCCAAAAGACTAATGTCAAAGCCCCAAACAACCGTATCTACCGTCGATGTCCATCCTGCAAAGCC GTTGGATATGTGTTGTGTTCTAACTGCAAGGTCTTCAAATGTGTCACTTTTCCTCATTTCAACGATTCTCCTATTAACTAA
- the LOC120579623 gene encoding protein MAINTENANCE OF MERISTEMS-like: MELGLPKVVDPSQPIDQTGVEYLNYQDQVHHDVTDGGYDQDHIPHEQDAGDEDDIAAAAAPEVLPTDPPFPGGPADLSLLHFYAGHVALPLWYNSNNVRKTRVLKPINHGAKIFTLGRPNGNENWFWDALQQSGLHDLVYLGYSTVLHALLLTLCERWHPETSTFHMPMGEMTVTLDDVACLTHLPIEGRMLAHGKKMPKHEGAALLMTYLGVTQHEAEKICNQEYGRYISYPRLRDFYTSYLGRANVLAGTEDPEEVEELEKVGTYCVRCYLLYLVGCLLFGDRSNKRIKLIYLTTMADGYAGMCNYSWGAMTLAYLYGELADACRPGHRALGGSVTLLTAWFLAHFPGFFSVDLNTDYLENYPVAARWKLQKGHGEGITYRSLLDRIQLDDVCWRPYEEHREIQDFEEVFWYSGWIMCGVRRVYRHLPERVLRQYGYVQTIPRHPTDVRDLPRLPLCRYESGKGVIFGRSEVEVVG, from the exons ATGGAGCTGGGCCTCCCTAAG gttgttgacccgtcacagcCTATTGACCAGActggggtggagtacctgaactatcaggatcaggtacatcATGATGTGACGGACGGtggatatgaccaggatcatataccacatgagcaggatgcaggagacgaggatgacattgcagcagctgctgcaccggaggtgttacctacggaccctccctttcctggtgGACCGGCTGACTTGTCCTTGCTCCACTTTTATGCCGgtcatgtggcgttgccactctggtataattcaaataat gttcgtaagacccgcgtgcttaaaccgattaatcatggggcgAAGATTTTCACTCTCGGACGCCCTAAcgggaatgagaattggttttgggatgcGCTTCAGCAGAGCGGGCTACATGACTTGGTCTACTTGGGGTACTCCACCGTGCTTCATGCCCTGCTGCTTactttatgcgagaggtggcatccggagaccagcaccttccacatgccgatgggggagatgactgtgacattggatgatgtcgcatgtctcacgcatcttcctattgaggggcggatgttggcccatgggaagaagatgcccaagcatgagggagcggcactgCTGATGACGTATCTTGGTGTGACCCAGCATGAGGCTGAGAAGATCTGCAACCAGGAGTACGGTAGGTACATTAGCTACCCCAGGCTGAGGGACTTCTATACCTCAtaccttggtagggccaacGTATTGGCGGGTACGGAGGATCCTGAGGAGGTTGAGGAGCTGGAGAAAGTCGGGACATACTGCGTCCGGTGTTACCTTCTGTACTTggtcggatgcttgttgtttggcgatagaagcaacaagcgcatcaagctgatatatttgacgaccatggcggacggctacgcagggatgtgtaattattcctggggagCTATGACCCTCGCCTACCTATACGGCGAGTTGGCGGATGCATGTAGGCCTGGACACAGAGCGCTTGGggggagcgtgacactgctcact gcatggtttttggcgcattttccagGGTTTTTCAGTGTTGATCTCAACACTGACTACCTGGAAAACTATCCGGTtgcagcgaggtggaagctccagaagggtcatggggaggggatcacgtatcggtcactgctcgatcgtatacagttagatgatgtatgttggaggccgtacgaggagcacagagagatccaggacttcgaggaggttttctggtattctggatggattatgtgcggcgtccgtagggtgtaccgtcacttgcccgagagggttttgaggcagtacggatacgtgCAGACCATCCCCAGACATCCGACTGATGTTAGGGACCTCCCCCGCCTTCCATTGTGCAGAT atgagaGTGGCAAGGGTGTTATTTTTGGGAGAAGTGAGGTCGAAGTTGTTGGTTAA